CCCTTGCATCCGGAGGCAGCCGATCTATTGCAGCACCCGTGGAACAAATCGTCTAGTAGGCCGTTACTGgacaaaaagaagaatatgGTTGCCTGGTTTGTTTCCAACTGCCAAACAGACGGCCTCAGAGAAGAATATTTTGCCCGTCTTGGCCAATACGTCAAGGTGGACGTATACGGCGGTTGTGGAACGCTCAGTTGCTTGCCATCGGGAAGTCCCAAATGCGATCAACTGCTGGACAGCTACAAGTTTTACGTGGCTGCTGAGAACGCAATTTGCACAGATTACGTCACTGAGAAATTCTACAGGGCCATGGCGTCCTACATAATACCCATCGTCTATGGAGGAGCTAATTATTCTCATTATGCACCACCTTTGTCATACATTGACGCGAGCGATTTCAAGTCACCCAAAGCGTTGGCTGATTATTTGAAGTTGCTGAACGAGAATGACGACCTctacttgaaatattttgaCTGGAAAAAAGATTACGAGGTGGTGAGACAACCGACGAACGGCTGGTGCCAGCTTTGCGAGATGCTCAACGATCTTCATCAACAGCCAAACGTTTACATAGATGTGGCGGACTGGTGGTTCCAAAACAATACATCTTGTATTTCAGGACACGATTTCCTCAACAATTCACTTGGCGTTGAAttgcaaaaaggaaaactaaCCAAAACATGAAATCAATAAGACAGTGTATTGTGAAAGCATCACGAATTGAGCAGAAATACACAGCCTTCAATCACTTTAATGTGCCATTCCCTCCCCatgttgtttacatacagTATGTATACCgtttaaatgtttaatttgtaTGCAATTGAACATCCATTTCCATAGATTTAAGATGTATGTCTTGATGTTTCTACGGTATACGACAGAATTTTCCCCgagcatattttttttttttaacttcagCGTTTTCCGCACGTCTTTTGAACCGTTTTTCTGGTGTCCCTATTTATCTTACACTTGGTATTTTCTATCGCTAGGTGACAGTAGCTGTGCAACTACAGGCGAATAAACAGAGACGCTGCGGCCTACACGAATAGTTACCATGCCTGCTGTCAGAAATCAGCTGATGTAAATACAGAGGCGTGAACTTAAAATTGAGTGGATTGGAATTGTTACCGTCAACGTTTAACGCCATGTTCAATATTCGTAATCTGGTCAGCCGTATATCCCAGGTATTTTCTTCAAGCAACAactctttctttatttttcgaGTTTACGGCgcctttctttctctcctcaTTAGGCAAAAGATGGAGATAGCAGTGAAACGTCTTCAAATAAAAGCCGAACATTATCACAGGCAAGCGCTGTCTATTCTGATGACGGAGCTGTTCCTGTTGAAGCAGAGGGTTTTCTTTGCCCTACTTGTATGGCAGCCTTCCCGTCCCCAGACAATCTTCAGTCTCACTATGAAACAGAACATTTGGAACCAGGAGCAAATTACCTTTGTCCAGTCTGCAAAGCTAGACTAGACAATGCAACAGAATTAGAGCTTCATTATTCAGTTCATCATTCTGCCTCTTCTGTGAAAGCATCTGGAGATCAAGAAACTTTAATGCAAGAGATCAATACCCTTACTGCATCCCTAAATGAGGAAAGGTATTCCTGCTCAGTATTCGTGGTTTATATGTGGTTTTGAATGTATTCAAATTTTAGATGGAATGCTGAAGAATTGCATAAAGAAGTAACACAACTCAAAGCATTGATTAAAGCACAAGGATCAGGGGAAGAACACCAGATGTACCAGCAGCAGATTCAAGGCCTGTCAGAAACAAAATCACTTTGTAAATAAGACAAGCACAAAAAACTACTGCTAAATCTATCTTACTATTGATTATATTTTCCATAGTGACCTCAGAAGTGCTTCTTCTAAGAAAGCAGTTGGCTGAGGCATTAGAAACGACGGTAAATCTTAAACAAGGACGAGAAAagttagaagaaaaaactgcaCGAAATTCACAGACTGTGGCACAGTTGCAGGCGTCTTTGGATGAAAATGTGGGCCTTGTGGCCGCTTTAAGGGAAAATATTAAGGATCTCGAATCACAATTGGCGCACAAGTAAAAATgtgaaaactatttttttttttatctcttcacaACGTTTCTCGTTCACTTAGATCATGCTCAGATGATGCCGAAGTTCTGAAGAAGGAGCTCGCAACTGTCCAACGCCTAATGGACGACTTGACTACAGACAAAGAAAGAGAACTCGGAGATCTACAAAAAAAGCTTGACGACCTTCAGGCTGATCACGAAGCCCTAAAAAATCAGCACAATTCAAGCCAAAGGATAGAAGAAACTCGACCTTCGGTAGGAAATCAATAATCGTATTTCGTTGTTTCCTCGCTTGGCTATTAGTCCAACTTTTGGCACATTCAAGGTACCAGATGAAGATACGCTCGCACGCTTGCAGCAACTAGAGGCAGACAATCTTCGTTTAGAAAATGAATTAACACGTCAGAAGGAAGAAACTGACGAAGTTAGGCGGATCTTTTTGGAAAAAAGTGATCAAGTAAGTACTGCAGCCACACGCCCTCTGCTTTTATCATTTGTTAtgaaattttcagtcaatAATTGATTCGTCTGGAATCAATGTTTCAGTTGTTGTCAATGCAAAATATGAGGGAGGAAACGGACATTTGTGTTGGGCAGCTCCGACAAGAAGTGACGTTGCTCCAGGTATTTCTACTACATAAGTTAAAAATTTCTACCGAACAATTGGAATACAGTAAATTCCGCAATGTTTACTCGTATCCAGGAAATGTTAAACCAAACTCGTCACCAGGCTGAAGGACAAGTTTcggaaaaagaagacgaaTTATTGCGCTTCAAATTGGACTTGTCGAAACATCAACAACAAGTAAGACGTTGGATTGTTCAttattgtattttgtttttctttctaacaTAACTTTGTTAACAGGTTGATCAGCTGGAAGCCAGATGCCGTAGCATGCAGCAATCCAATGAAGACCTTATCAACAGTCTCTCCCGGAAGGACCGCGAGGTAGAAGAACATAACAAGTCCCAGCAACAaatgtctgtagttgtttgtAGTTGTATGCTGGATTTTCCTATTAAATCTACTTTTACATCTTAGGGCTGGCAAAGCTGTTGTACTAGAGGAAAAACTTGCTCGCTTAGAGCAAGAAAGAGCGGAACTTCTGGTAAAAATTGAAGAGGGGGAGGGATTCGACGCAGCCATCCAACAGATCCAGCAAGACAACGTGAAATTAATTCTTTAAAACATAAATTCTCTTTTGTGCAACgtaataaaaatttcttgttgcttttttttttcttttttacaggCACGATTGCAAGAGGAACTCGCAGCTACCAACAAAACTGTATCTGCCATGGAATGTCAGCAGAAAGCCAAAGCTGATGAATGGATCTTTGCAGAAAGTCAgctaaaagaagagaagattAAATTGCAAGACCAGTTGTCCAACTTATTAAATGAGCTCGAAGGAACTCGAGAGAAGCAAACGAATCTTCAGATATCGCTTGGAAAGGTGAATAAAGATGCCCAAGATTGGCAAGCTAAGTGCCATGAGCTCGAATCGCAAATACGTAAGATTAAAGAGCACAATCTTGTTGAAGTAAGCATTGCTaagataccataagtttttacaaGCTTTCAATCCGaatttttatgtttactttCCTTGCTTAAAGGTAACCCAGTTAACTGAAAAAAATCGGATGTCGTTCGACAAAGCAAATGAGGAAACCCAGGAATGGCAAGCTAAATATCGTCAGCTAGAATCAAAGATACGAGAGCTTGAGGAGCATGACCTCCTACAAGTAAACATTGTTGAAACACTATTTATGTAACATGCTTTTAATATCTATGAAATAACTATTACGCTGAAGGTAAACCAACTGTCGGAGAAGAATGGTGagctaaaaaaattgcattgtGACCTAGAAGGTGCTAGACAAGAGATTTGCGTAAAAGATGGCCAGAACAATGAACTGTCAAGAAAGTTGGAGCAAGTTAAAGGCCATGCACAACAGTTGGAGGGTACTATTAGAGCTCTAGAAGCCGAAATTTGTCAAATGAAATCTACTCATCAAGAGAATGTGAAGCAATTGGATCAACTTCATTGCCAATTGGCTGATAAAACAAGTACCATTAGCAGATTGGAAGGTCGAGTGACCGAGCTGGAGCCGCTTGCCGAAGAAGTGGAGCAAGAAAAACTACGACGTATCAAAGTAATCTCACAAGgaaattttagttttatcttaaatttatttattgaatGACTTACTATTTTAACAGGATAAGGCAGAATGGAATGAACACGAGCAACTCCTGCTAGGCGAGAAAGAATCATTTGCAACACTGAGTAAGCATCTCCAGCAGCAATTAGACGAGCAAAACACTGAGCATCGCATTCACCTTCAGCGGCTCAAAAATGAGTCAGAAGGTCTGCTGAAAGACAAAACCCAGCTTATCGAGCAATTGGTATAAAGAATGGATTTGTTCAAATGGCTCATGAAGTGATTGTTTGTCCACGTATCTTCTAACAGAATACAGCCAAAGATGGTCGAGCAAAGGAAATTAGCGCCTGGCAAGAAAAACGCGTGAAGCTCGAAGAAGAAATTAAGACCCTCACGGCCAATTTGAAAGCAGCGGAAGATTTATCGGCAACTCGCTATCAGCGCTGCGAAGAATTACAAGCTTCGGCAGAGAAGTACCATACGCTGAAGATAGGTACGCGTGTTGATATAGCAGGGTATATTATCAAATGTAATTTATTGCTCATGCAATTCCCAAATCAGAGCTTGAAACGCGGGTAGCTTTACTGGAGGAAGGAAATACGGAGCTACAGAACAACTGCAACCAATGGGAAAACGAAGTCGACAGACTGAAATTCAACGCAGCCGAACTGCGCCGCCGCCTAGAAGATTCACAGGCTGCCCTGCACGAACTCGGTCGTGAAAACCAAAGCCTTCAGGTCTGAACCCGATCTATAGTTAAAATAACATTCCCGTTAAATGTAAAGATTTTTTACATCTCGTCAGATGGAAAATGCCAAATTGCAGGGCCGTAAGTGGGCCAATGACTCCGAAGTGAATGAATGTCTAAGCTGCCATAAAGGCTTTAACCTTACTGGTAGTACTATCTGCAGTG
This sequence is a window from Daphnia magna isolate NIES linkage group LG7, ASM2063170v1.1, whole genome shotgun sequence. Protein-coding genes within it:
- the LOC116926037 gene encoding early endosome antigen 1 isoform X2, which produces MFNIRNLVSRISQAKDGDSSETSSNKSRTLSQASAVYSDDGAVPVEAEGFLCPTCMAAFPSPDNLQSHYETEHLEPGANYLCPVCKARLDNATELELHYSVHHSASSVKASGDQETLMQEINTLTASLNEERWNAEELHKEVTQLKALIKAQGSGEEHQMYQQQIQGLSETKSLLTSEVLLLRKQLAEALETTVNLKQGREKLEEKTARNSQTVAQLQASLDENVGLVAALRENIKDLESQLAHKSCSDDAEVLKKELATVQRLMDDLTTDKERELGDLQKKLDDLQADHEALKNQHNSSQRIEETRPSVPDEDTLARLQQLEADNLRLENELTRQKEETDEVRRIFLEKSDQLLSMQNMREETDICVGQLRQEVTLLQEMLNQTRHQAEGQVSEKEDELLRFKLDLSKHQQQVDQLEARCRSMQQSNEDLINSLSRKDREVEEHNKSQQQMAGKAVVLEEKLARLEQERAELLVKIEEGEGFDAAIQQIQQDNARLQEELAATNKTVSAMECQQKAKADEWIFAESQLKEEKIKLQDQLSNLLNELEGTREKQTNLQISLGKVNKDAQDWQAKCHELESQIRKIKEHNLVEVTQLTEKNRMSFDKANEETQEWQAKYRQLESKIRELEEHDLLQVNQLSEKNGELKKLHCDLEGARQEICVKDGQNNELSRKLEQVKGHAQQLEGTIRALEAEICQMKSTHQENVKQLDQLHCQLADKTSTISRLEGRVTELEPLAEEVEQEKLRRIKDKAEWNEHEQLLLGEKESFATLSKHLQQQLDEQNTEHRIHLQRLKNESEGLLKDKTQLIEQLNTAKDGRAKEISAWQEKRVKLEEEIKTLTANLKAAEDLSATRYQRCEELQASAEKYHTLKIELETRVALLEEGNTELQNNCNQWENEVDRLKFNAAELRRRLEDSQAALHELGRENQSLQMENAKLQGRKWANDSEVNECLSCHKGFNLTVRKHHCRNCGQIFCNECSSKSTAVGNSRKLVRVCDSCFKELTINSPR
- the LOC116926037 gene encoding early endosome antigen 1 isoform X1; the protein is MFNIRNLVSRISQAKDGDSSETSSNKSRTLSQASAVYSDDGAVPVEAEGFLCPTCMAAFPSPDNLQSHYETEHLEPGANYLCPVCKARLDNATELELHYSVHHSASSVKASGDQETLMQEINTLTASLNEERWNAEELHKEVTQLKALIKAQGSGEEHQMYQQQIQGLSETKSLLTSEVLLLRKQLAEALETTVNLKQGREKLEEKTARNSQTVAQLQASLDENVGLVAALRENIKDLESQLAHKSCSDDAEVLKKELATVQRLMDDLTTDKERELGDLQKKLDDLQADHEALKNQHNSSQRIEETRPSVPDEDTLARLQQLEADNLRLENELTRQKEETDEVRRIFLEKSDQLLSMQNMREETDICVGQLRQEVTLLQEMLNQTRHQAEGQVSEKEDELLRFKLDLSKHQQQVDQLEARCRSMQQSNEDLINSLSRKDREVEEHNKSQQQMAGKAVVLEEKLARLEQERAELLVKIEEGEGFDAAIQQIQQDNARLQEELAATNKTVSAMECQQKAKADEWIFAESQLKEEKIKLQDQLSNLLNELEGTREKQTNLQISLGKVNKDAQDWQAKCHELESQIRKIKEHNLVEVSIAKVTQLTEKNRMSFDKANEETQEWQAKYRQLESKIRELEEHDLLQVNQLSEKNGELKKLHCDLEGARQEICVKDGQNNELSRKLEQVKGHAQQLEGTIRALEAEICQMKSTHQENVKQLDQLHCQLADKTSTISRLEGRVTELEPLAEEVEQEKLRRIKDKAEWNEHEQLLLGEKESFATLSKHLQQQLDEQNTEHRIHLQRLKNESEGLLKDKTQLIEQLNTAKDGRAKEISAWQEKRVKLEEEIKTLTANLKAAEDLSATRYQRCEELQASAEKYHTLKIELETRVALLEEGNTELQNNCNQWENEVDRLKFNAAELRRRLEDSQAALHELGRENQSLQMENAKLQGRKWANDSEVNECLSCHKGFNLTVRKHHCRNCGQIFCNECSSKSTAVGNSRKLVRVCDSCFKELTINSPR
- the LOC116926051 gene encoding alpha-(1,3)-fucosyltransferase C, whose translation is MLPMQFCLRIFNLFYKRRTISGPLLIVVFLAFGCFLFIHFQKPLEKTSSGIDRGSAISKVSPTTQRGISQRSLKRRDMKRILFWNLYFESRNYEIGLGQKFFIEAGCRFTNCLTTDDRNFMNASDAILFHANDFDEIDLPDIRRPNQRYIFYNYETCVQDKDLPIFIWTKNFFNWTMTYRRDSDIYDAHPYGAIRRRSGAPSPPLVLPPLHPEAADLLQHPWNKSSSRPLLDKKKNMVAWFVSNCQTDGLREEYFARLGQYVKVDVYGGCGTLSCLPSGSPKCDQLLDSYKFYVAAENAICTDYVTEKFYRAMASYIIPIVYGGANYSHYAPPLSYIDASDFKSPKALADYLKLLNENDDLYLKYFDWKKDYEVVRQPTNGWCQLCEMLNDLHQQPNVYIDVADWWFQNNTSCISGHDFLNNSLGVELQKGKLTKT